The genomic DNA GGCGAAAGCTCTACCTTCGGAATGGACACTCGATCCTCCTGACACACTGTTCTCCGGCGCGCTGCTGGGAAGCCCACCGGATGAGAATTTCCGGCACCAGGAACCGGCCCTCCATGGCCGGGAGGCGTGGATTCCTCCCGCATCGCGCCATGCGGGGATGGCCGGACCGGCCCGCGCCGCTGCCGCAAGCTATCAGCGGCGGGACGCAACGGCCCGATTGATTCCCGGGCCGGCGCGATCGGTTGTCGCAGGCCGCGATGTCCGCGTGGCCCATCGCGGCGTCATCCCACGACCCGGAGGTGACGGCGCCCGTTCACCATGTGGACATGGTTGCGGACGAGCGCGATGAAATCGGCATGTAGCCTCGTGGGCAGCCAGTTCGAGCGCATGGTGACGCCGATCGACGGCGCCTGGCCGATCGGCGCGAACGGCAGCGAGCGCAGCCGGCCATCGGCGTATTGCAGCTCATAGGTCGTCATCAGCGTCACGCGGTCGCTGCGTTCCAGAAGCCGCCGGATCACCGGCGTCGCGCAGGTGGCGATCTGCGCCTGCGGCCCCTGGCGGCCGGCGAAGATCCGCTCGAAGCAGCGCCGGCGGCTCGACCCATGGGTGCCGATGATCCAGTCGCAGGCGACCAGATCCTCGATGGTGACGCCGTCCTTCACCGTCAGCGGATGCCCGCGCCGGACCACGACCAGATAGGGTGTCTCGGCGAAGGCCTCGCTCGTCAGCTCCTCGGCATGCATCTCGGGCAACAGGCCGACCACCAGATCGACATCGCCGGCGCGCAGGTTCTTCGCCATCTCCGCCGTGCTGTCGCTGACGATCTTGATGTCCGCCTGAGGATGCATCCGCAGGAAGTCGTCGAGCGCGGAGGCGAGGAGGACGCTGCCGCCGAAGGGCATGGCGCCGATCACGATCTG from Roseomonas gilardii includes the following:
- a CDS encoding LysR substrate-binding domain-containing protein; amino-acid sequence: MSNQPADTPAGALSFRQLRLFEAIGDFRSVRRASEGCGLSQPAVTQALAKLEEQIGAVLVDRRASGSYLNELGEIFHARVKRFFDQTERAVIATGAAATAAAAKPIVNRLTRSQVRTLVGAIEHGSFEAAAKGLGISSASVQRAARDLEGNLRVSLFYRTAAGMLVSPAGARFGQQMKLASQEIELGIDELEAVRGGASRQIVIGAMPFGGSVLLASALDDFLRMHPQADIKIVSDSTAEMAKNLRAGDVDLVVGLLPEMHAEELTSEAFAETPYLVVVRRGHPLTVKDGVTIEDLVACDWIIGTHGSSRRRCFERIFAGRQGPQAQIATCATPVIRRLLERSDRVTLMTTYELQYADGRLRSLPFAPIGQAPSIGVTMRSNWLPTRLHADFIALVRNHVHMVNGRRHLRVVG